A window of Tripterygium wilfordii isolate XIE 37 chromosome 7, ASM1340144v1, whole genome shotgun sequence contains these coding sequences:
- the LOC120001499 gene encoding histone deacetylase 17-like isoform X3 — translation MVHILWHAECVKFVKKFNLPLLVTGGGGYTKENVARCWTVETGVLLDTELPNEIPENEYIKYFAPHHSLRIPSGHIENLNSKSYLSTIKMQVLENLRYIQHAPSVQMQEVPPDFYIPDFDEDDQNPDERMDQHTQDKLIQRDDEYYEGDNDNDHQMDTS, via the exons ATGGTGCATATCCTTT GGCATGCTGAATGTGTCAAGTTTGTGAAAAAATTCAATCTGCCCTTACTG GTTACTGGAGGTGGGGGGTATACAAAAGAGAATGTTGCTCGTTGTTGGACTGTTGAAACAGGAGTGCTTTTAGACACAGAACTTCCTAATG AAATCCCAGAGAACGAGTATATCAAATATTTTGCCCCGCACCACTCTCTGAGGATTCCGAGCGGACACATA GAGAATTTAAATAGCAAGTCATATCTTAGCACAATTAAAATGCAAGTGTTGGAGAATCTTCGCTACATCCAACATGCTCCTAGTGTACAGATGCAAGAG GTTCCGCCTGACTTTTATATCCCTGATTTTGATGAAGATGACCAGAACCCTGACGAACGCATGGATC AGCACACCCAGGACAAGCTTATCCAGCGTGATGATGAATATTACGAGGGAGATAATGATAATGATCATCAAATGGACACTTCATGA
- the LOC120001499 gene encoding histone deacetylase 9-like isoform X1 — MRSKDRISYFYDGDVGSVYFGPNHPMKPHRLCMTHHLVLSYELHKKMEIYRPHKAYPVELAQFHSADYVEFLQRITPDTLHLFSSDLARYNLGEDCPVFDNLFEFCQIYAGGTIDAACRLNNQQCDIAINWAGGLHHAKKCEASGFCYINDLVLGILELLKYHARVLYIDIDVHHDDGVEEAFYFTDRVMTVSFHKYGDLFFPGTGDVKDVGEREGKYYAVNVPLKDGIDDTSFTRLFKTIISKVVETYQPGVIVLQCGADSLAGDRLGCFNLSIDGHAECVKFVKKFNLPLLVTGGGGYTKENVARCWTVETGVLLDTELPNEIPENEYIKYFAPHHSLRIPSGHIENLNSKSYLSTIKMQVLENLRYIQHAPSVQMQEVPPDFYIPDFDEDDQNPDERMDQHTQDKLIQRDDEYYEGDNDNDHQMDTS, encoded by the exons ATGCGCTCAAAAGATAGAATTTCCTATTTCTACGACG GGGATGTTGGTAGCGTTTACTTTGGTCCAAACCATCCCATGAAACCACACCGGCTCTGTATGACCCACCATCTGGTCCTCTCATACGAGCTCCACAAGAAGATGGAAATTTAT CGGCCACACAAGGCATATCCAGTTGAGCTTGCCCAATTTCACTCAGCAGATTATGTTGAATTTTTACAGAGAATCACTCCAGATACTCTACATTTGTTCTCCAGTGATTTGGCTAGAT ATAATCTTGGAGAAGATTGTCCTGTCTTCgataatttatttgaattttgccAAATATATGCTGGTGGAACAATAG ATGCCGCGTGCAGATTGAACAATCAGCAATGTGACATTGCTATTAATTGGGCTGGTGGATTACACCATGCCAAGAAGTGTGAAGCGTCAGGCTTCTGTTACATCAATGATCTGGTTTTAGGGATCTTGGAGCTTCTCAAGTATCATGCCCGTGTTTTGTATATTGACATAGATGTGCATCATGATGATGGAGTTGAAGAAGCTTTTTATTTCACAGACAG GGTGATGACTGTCAGTTTTCACAAGTACGGAGATCTATTCTTTCCTGGAACTGGTGATGTTAAG GATGTAGGAGAACGGGAAGGAAAGTACTATGCCGTAAATGTACCCCTCAAGGATGGGATAGATGACACGAGCTTTACCCGGCTTTTCAAGACG ATTATTTCCAAGGTTGTTGAAACATATCAACCGGGTGTGATAGTTCTCCAATGTGGGGCAGATTCACTTGCTGGGGACCGCTTGGGCTGCTTCAATCTCTCTATTGATG GGCATGCTGAATGTGTCAAGTTTGTGAAAAAATTCAATCTGCCCTTACTG GTTACTGGAGGTGGGGGGTATACAAAAGAGAATGTTGCTCGTTGTTGGACTGTTGAAACAGGAGTGCTTTTAGACACAGAACTTCCTAATG AAATCCCAGAGAACGAGTATATCAAATATTTTGCCCCGCACCACTCTCTGAGGATTCCGAGCGGACACATA GAGAATTTAAATAGCAAGTCATATCTTAGCACAATTAAAATGCAAGTGTTGGAGAATCTTCGCTACATCCAACATGCTCCTAGTGTACAGATGCAAGAG GTTCCGCCTGACTTTTATATCCCTGATTTTGATGAAGATGACCAGAACCCTGACGAACGCATGGATC AGCACACCCAGGACAAGCTTATCCAGCGTGATGATGAATATTACGAGGGAGATAATGATAATGATCATCAAATGGACACTTCATGA
- the LOC120001499 gene encoding histone deacetylase 9-like isoform X2 has protein sequence MTVSFHKYGDLFFPGTGDVKDVGEREGKYYAVNVPLKDGIDDTSFTRLFKTIISKVVETYQPGVIVLQCGADSLAGDRLGCFNLSIDGHAECVKFVKKFNLPLLVTGGGGYTKENVARCWTVETGVLLDTELPNEIPENEYIKYFAPHHSLRIPSGHIENLNSKSYLSTIKMQVLENLRYIQHAPSVQMQEVPPDFYIPDFDEDDQNPDERMDQHTQDKLIQRDDEYYEGDNDNDHQMDTS, from the exons ATGACTGTCAGTTTTCACAAGTACGGAGATCTATTCTTTCCTGGAACTGGTGATGTTAAG GATGTAGGAGAACGGGAAGGAAAGTACTATGCCGTAAATGTACCCCTCAAGGATGGGATAGATGACACGAGCTTTACCCGGCTTTTCAAGACG ATTATTTCCAAGGTTGTTGAAACATATCAACCGGGTGTGATAGTTCTCCAATGTGGGGCAGATTCACTTGCTGGGGACCGCTTGGGCTGCTTCAATCTCTCTATTGATG GGCATGCTGAATGTGTCAAGTTTGTGAAAAAATTCAATCTGCCCTTACTG GTTACTGGAGGTGGGGGGTATACAAAAGAGAATGTTGCTCGTTGTTGGACTGTTGAAACAGGAGTGCTTTTAGACACAGAACTTCCTAATG AAATCCCAGAGAACGAGTATATCAAATATTTTGCCCCGCACCACTCTCTGAGGATTCCGAGCGGACACATA GAGAATTTAAATAGCAAGTCATATCTTAGCACAATTAAAATGCAAGTGTTGGAGAATCTTCGCTACATCCAACATGCTCCTAGTGTACAGATGCAAGAG GTTCCGCCTGACTTTTATATCCCTGATTTTGATGAAGATGACCAGAACCCTGACGAACGCATGGATC AGCACACCCAGGACAAGCTTATCCAGCGTGATGATGAATATTACGAGGGAGATAATGATAATGATCATCAAATGGACACTTCATGA